CCCATATTGTAGATTTCGTGCTATCGTCTTTGCGGCATAAATAAATCAACCAACTGGTTGGTTGACATTTGAGGTCATCCTGTCTAGCCTTTTTTAAAACAGGGGATGAAATATGAGTTCAGAAACGGACACAGGTCTAGACGAGCGCGCGCGACTGGAACGTCGCCTGCGCAACCGCAGCAGACTGGTTGCATTCATGTCTCACGTGGCGGTTCTCGTCGTTTGGGAATTGGCAGTTAAACTCTTTGACGTGCCACGCTTTATCCTTCCCGCGCCAAGCGAGATTATTATGACCCTTGGTTCCAGTCGCTATGATTGGCTCGGCAATACTTGGGTCACTGCGCTGGAAATCTGCGGTGGCTATTTCTTTGCTATAGTATTGGGCGTTGCTGCTGCGTTGATTTTCTCGTGGTCCAAAACACTATCCATGATGTTTTTCCCCCTGCTAATCACACTCAACATGATCCCAAAGGTGGCACTTGGCCCGTTGGTGATTGTTTGGTTTAGCTATGGTATCTCGACCAACATTCTGATCACATTTT
This Falsihalocynthiibacter arcticus DNA region includes the following protein-coding sequences:
- a CDS encoding ABC transporter permease, producing the protein MSSETDTGLDERARLERRLRNRSRLVAFMSHVAVLVVWELAVKLFDVPRFILPAPSEIIMTLGSSRYDWLGNTWVTALEICGGYFFAIVLGVAAALIFSWSKTLSMMFFPLLITLNMIPKVALGPLVIVWFSYGISTNILITFSLCFFPILLTTVRGLREVEPDLLDLVKSLRGSRWQTFFYIQLPGALPYIFSGMKVSAILAVAGAVVGEFIASDRGLGYLMIQVQASLDTPAMFMAVTLITLIGIALYMAVLLVEHIVLPKDARMS